The nucleotide sequence AAGAGCGGATGGACTTCCTCCAGCGGCGGGTCGAACACGCCACCGCATACGGCCTCCCCGACCCGCAACTACTGACCCCCGCGGAGGTGACCGACTACCTCCCGCTGGTGAACGAGGACGCCATCCGCGGCGGCTACTACTCGCCGACCGACGGCCGAGTCGACGGCGTCGCCGCCCTACAGTGGTACATCGAGGAGTCCGACGCGGACTTCTACGGGCACACGACGGTGACCGACCTCGACGTGACCGGCGGCGAGGTGACCGCCGTCGAGACCGACCGGGGGACCATCGCCTGTGACCGCTGTGTGCTCGCGACGAACAACTGGGGCTACAAGACCGGCAAGCTCGCCGGCCTCGACCTGCCGATCGCTCCGGTCGAACACCAGTACGCGGTCACCGAGCCGCTTGCCGACCTCGCCGGCGCGGACCCCGCGACCCGCGTCGACACCGCGGACCTGGAGGTGCCCGGCGACCGCCGCATCGCCGACGCGATGGGCAAGGCGCCGAGCCGCCCGGTCGGGCGCGACCAGGACCACTCGCTTTACTTCCGCACCCACGGCGACGCGCTCGGCCTCGGCTCGTACAACCACGAGTCGCTGACGGTCGACCCCGACGCCATGGGCGAAAACACCGCGGAGCGACAGGCCTCCGTCCACGACTTCACCGACGAACACTGGGAGCGGGCGACCCACCCCGACCGCGACACGTCGCCGAAGCGGGCCTTCGAGGAACTGCTCCCGGTCACCGAGGGGGTCGACTTCTCGGCGACCGAGAACGGCATCTTCGTGTTCACCCCCGACGGGATGCCGGTGCTGGGCGAGACGGCCGCCGTCGACGACCTGTGGACCGGGCTCGCCATCTGGTGGACCCACTCCGGCGGGTACGGGAGGATACTCGCGGAGTGGATGGAGACGGGCGTGCCGAAGCTTCCCGACGGCCCCGTCGACACGGGCGCCATCCACGTGAACCGGTTCGCACCCCACGCCGGCAGCAAACGCTACTTCGTCGACCGGGGGGGCACGCGGTACCGCCAGGTGTACAGCATCGTCGAACCCAACTGGCAACCCGACGATCACCGCGGCCTCCGGCGGAGTCCTTTCCACCGTCGGCAGGAGGAACTCGGCGCCGAGTTCGTCCAGAGCGGCGGCTGGGAGTCCGCCCAGTGGTACGAGTCGAACGCCGACCTGATCGACCGCTACGCCGACCGCATCCCCGAGCAGGAGGGGTGGCAGGGGATCAACCGCTCGCCCATCGAGGGGGCCGAACACCTCCACACCCGCGAGCACGTCTCCATGTTCGACATGACGTCGTTCAGTTCCATCGCCGTCGAGGGCGCGGGGGCCGCCGACTTCCTCCAGCGGGTCTGTAGCAACGACGTCGACGTCGACCCGGGGCGGGTGCGGTACTCGCTCCTCCTGAACGAGGGCGGGAACATCCTCGCGGACGTGACCGTCGTCCGGCTCGGCGCCGACGAGTTCGTGGTGACCACCGGCGGCGGCAACTCCCCGGGCATCCACGGGGCCTGGCTGAAGGAACGCGCCCCGGACACCGTCTCGGTCACCGTCGAGGAGGGCGCCCGCACCACCGTCGGGCTCTGGGGGCCGAAATCGCGGCTCCTGCTCCAGCGCGTGACCGACGCCGACGTCTCGGCCGAGGGGTTCCCCTACTTCTCCGCCAAGCGGCTGTACGTCGGCGAGGTGCCGGTGCTCGCGCTCCGGGTGTCCTACGTCGGCGAACTGGGCTGGGAGCTGTGGGCGCCCGCTGAGTACGGCGGACGCCTCTGGGAGGTCCTGTGGGAGGCGGGACAGGACCTCGACGTGCGCCCCATGGGCGGCGGCGCGCTGGAGTCGATGCGCCTGGAGAAGGGCTACCGACTCTGGGGGACGGACATCGACACCGACGTCGGTCCGGTCGCGGCCGGCCTGGAGTTCGCCGTCGACACGGACACCGACTTCGTCGGCAAGGCGGCGCTGGCCGAGCGTCGCGACTCGGGCGTCGACAGCCGGATCGTCCCGCTCACGCTCGACGACTCGACGGATCGCCTGCTGAGCGGCCGCCCCGTCACGAAGGACGGCGAGACGCTCGGCTACG is from Haloplanus salinarum and encodes:
- a CDS encoding GcvT family protein — its product is MSADTSLPESARTVVVGAGAVGCSVAYHLSALGAEDVVVVDQGPLPVTGGSSTHAPGIMFQTSPSKLMTKTAHYTSRLLSDAGVYDEVGGIEVARSEERMDFLQRRVEHATAYGLPDPQLLTPAEVTDYLPLVNEDAIRGGYYSPTDGRVDGVAALQWYIEESDADFYGHTTVTDLDVTGGEVTAVETDRGTIACDRCVLATNNWGYKTGKLAGLDLPIAPVEHQYAVTEPLADLAGADPATRVDTADLEVPGDRRIADAMGKAPSRPVGRDQDHSLYFRTHGDALGLGSYNHESLTVDPDAMGENTAERQASVHDFTDEHWERATHPDRDTSPKRAFEELLPVTEGVDFSATENGIFVFTPDGMPVLGETAAVDDLWTGLAIWWTHSGGYGRILAEWMETGVPKLPDGPVDTGAIHVNRFAPHAGSKRYFVDRGGTRYRQVYSIVEPNWQPDDHRGLRRSPFHRRQEELGAEFVQSGGWESAQWYESNADLIDRYADRIPEQEGWQGINRSPIEGAEHLHTREHVSMFDMTSFSSIAVEGAGAADFLQRVCSNDVDVDPGRVRYSLLLNEGGNILADVTVVRLGADEFVVTTGGGNSPGIHGAWLKERAPDTVSVTVEEGARTTVGLWGPKSRLLLQRVTDADVSAEGFPYFSAKRLYVGEVPVLALRVSYVGELGWELWAPAEYGGRLWEVLWEAGQDLDVRPMGGGALESMRLEKGYRLWGTDIDTDVGPVAAGLEFAVDTDTDFVGKAALAERRDSGVDSRIVPLTLDDSTDRLLSGRPVTKDGETLGYVQAADYGYSVGASIAYTYVPTEHADPGTAVRVTCEGETYDATVREEPLFDPGREKILR